Proteins encoded together in one Impatiens glandulifera chromosome 1, dImpGla2.1, whole genome shotgun sequence window:
- the LOC124921036 gene encoding alcohol dehydrogenase-like 6, protein MENEKEMLNSAEEQHTITCKAAVAWGVGQELVLEDVQVSPPQPMEIRIKVVCTSLCRSDIHAWLSQSTAHIYPRIFGHEASGIVESVGKGVTEFEKGDHVLTLFTGQCMECKHCKSDKSNMCQVLGLERNGVMHSDKGTRFSVRGKPVYHYCAVSSFSEYTVVHSGCAFKLNPLAPLDKICLLSCGVTGGLGAVWKVADVPAGSSVVIFGLGTVGLAVAYGARQRGASCIVGVDINPEKSEKAKTFGVTHFVNPNDYNEPIAQVIKRITDGGADYSFECVGDTGVVTDALQSCSDGWGTTVTLGVPKVKPEITAHFAQFISGKTLKGSLFGGWKPKTELPSLVDMYLREEIQIDDFITHNLPFEEINTAFKLMTEGKCLRSIIHMPK, encoded by the exons CTGCGGTGGCTTGGGGTGTTGGACAAGAGCTTGTCCTTGAAGATGTACAAGTTAGTCCTCCCCAGCCCATGGAGATTCGAATTAAGGTCGTTTGCACCTCCCTGTGCCGTAGTGACATTCATGCTTGGCTCTCCCAG TCAACTGCTCACATATATCCTCGAATATTTGGCCATGAAGCATCTGG GATTGTGGAGAGTGTTGGGAAAGGAGTAACTGAATTTGAAAAGGGGGACCATGTACTTACATTGTTTACAGGCCAGTGCATGGAGTGCAAACATTGCAAATCTGATAAAAGCAATATGTGTCAAGTTCTGGGATTGGAAAGGAATGGTGTAATGCACAGTGATAAAGGAACTCGCTTCTCAGTAAGGGGAAAACCAGTTTACCACTATTGTGCAGTTTCGAGTTTCAGTGAGTATACAGTTGTGCACTCCGGATGTGCTTTCAAACTCAATCCGCTAGCTCCTCTTGACAAAATATGCCTTCTCAGCTGTGGAGTGACAGGAG GACTTGGTGCAGTATGGAAAGTAGCTGATGTACCTGCAGGATCATCAGTTGTCATTTTTGGTCTTGGAACCGTTGGCCTTGCT GTTGCTTATGGTGCCAGGCAAAGGGGAGCATCTTGCATAGTAGGTGTAGATATAAATCCTGAGAAAAGTGAAAAAG CAAAGACCTTTGGAGTAACACATTTCGTCAATCCAAATGACTATAATGAACCAATTGCTCAG GTTATCAAGCGTATAACGGATGGTGGGGCTGACTACTCATTTGAGTGTGTGGGAGATACTGGAGTTGTTACTGATGCTTTACAGTCATGCTCTGAT GGATGGGGGACAACAGTTACTCTTGGTGTCCCCAAAGTAAAGCCGGAGATAACTGCTCACTTTGCACAGTTTATCAGTGGGAAAACGCTAAAAGGATCACTATTTGGAGGATGGAAACCAAAAACAGAACTGCCTTCATTGGTTGATATGTACTTGAGGGAG GAGATTCAGATTGATGATTTCATTACCCATAATTTACCTTTTGAAGAAATAAACACAGCATTTAAGCTTATGACAGAGGGGAAATGTTTGCGTTCCATCATTCACATGCCCAAATAG